The Polypterus senegalus isolate Bchr_013 chromosome 7, ASM1683550v1, whole genome shotgun sequence genome segment tttctaaaataactCGCGCCGTTCTGAAGAGGGGGGCTtcacacaccccaaggagacgcactCTCTCCTCTGAAAcctctcttaaatggtgatacaatgagaaaaaaatatatttttttttacctcctctttgctcgatcagctgctagcttgctgctgctgctgctgctgtgcctcgtgatctgcatcttgtgtggtgcttcaaatgtttaaaagcctgtacagcagctgtccttttgtctcactgccttgtctctcttctcccccagacatcctcaaacactattcaatttcttttcgctgttccgttatttcacagagtaatattttccgtttgcgCTGATgagatctttactattatttttttgagaatttcaaagaggggggctgaacacaacccaaggagacgcagtcgctcctccaaaactcttaaatggtgatacaatgggaaacaataaCAGTttggtttttttacctcctctttgctcattCAGCTGCTGGTTtggtgctgctgccatgccacatgatCGGCTTCTCATGCCTCGCTTCAAACATTTGAAAGCCTGtacacctgtccttttgtctcattgccttgtctctcttctccccagacatcctcaaaaaCTATTCAATGTCttgttgctgttttattttttcaccgagtaatattttcagtttgtttgtgctaatacaatctttactatcattttttgagactttcgaattttcctacttccattatctctaacctgctctgcatgtgtatcatgccaacatttttgaattctttacgacgttctgctttgtctttttccggcccgGGCTTTTCAACACGCTGCTccttcttcttcgcttagtcattgacgtgtcatctagaacgtataaaatgtttaagagctgagagcacaggaagtgtgtttgcccaaagcattccaacaactgagaggttagatgaccgtggtctggtttgaaaatggttgtaaatagggcgtgacttgcaaaagtcactgtctcacaggccttgcttccaaaggttgtaactATGACATGACTTGACCGTCTCGTGGGATGTGCAAGTGTCTCTCTGTcactcttcaaaagatctctcttcaaaagatcacatctcgtcaccggaaaaaaaagtcttatcttgtcccaagatttttttatttttataatagagagaaataaaaactaaaaactacaattaatatcaaaactgaaatatcactggtgttaagaagggcagcaaaaagtcatttctctccaagaaaaacatcagggacagactgatattctgtaaaaggtacagggattggactgctgaagaCTGGGgttattttctctgatgaatctcctttctgattgtttggggcatctggaaaaagATTGTCCAGACGAGAAAAGGTGAGTGCTACTATCAGTCCTATGTCatagtaaagcatcctgagaccattcatgtgtgggtttgtttctcagccaagggagtgggctcactcataattctgcctaagaacacagccatgaataaagaatggtaccaaaacatcctctgagatcaacttctcccaaccatcctagaacagtttggtgacgaacaatgccttttcaAGCATGAAACAGCaccatgccataaggcaaaagtgttAACTAACCCACCCCAGGAACAAAACTACAagtattgattatgcaagaatgggctgctatcagtcaggatttggtccAGAAGCTGATAGACAGCATGCTAGGGTGAATTGCAGAACTCTTGAAAAAGCacggccaacactgcaaatattgactctttgcataagcttaatgtaattgtcaataaaagcctctgaaacttatgaaatgcttgtatttATACTTCagcataccatagaaacatctgacaaaaagatctaaaaacactgaagcagctaactttgtgaaaaccaacacttgtgtcattttcaaaacttttggccacgactgtacattagcgtgtggtgttatgggtccacagctcgtggagaaaaggccattgattttaaataaataatcaccgcacccgaggcggcttcgtgaggcgttgttagcgagccgcggggcagtcgtcgatgtgggcgtttctcaccgtgtgcacaggtgaggaactgcccacattcgtgattgctcccatggctaatgctgcagctgtgatggcccctcacgtttttaaaagaagcacaagtcggttggggagaaagagagagaatcgatcggagagaaaggaaaggagaggacggaggttacagggagcgtggaagcaagcggtgcaggagagacggacacgcgggcgtgtggtgagcgcgatcggcgctcgtgggcagctgcgaggaagctgggtgttaggccgacacccaggtgtttgtgtagatgtcgctcccgctgagcgatctggtagcgggagtgacaaggtgaaagcgacgggccgcagagaggccatggaaaaggcagcggaagtcgggagacttggtgatggaatccccaacgtgggcgacctggccgttgagggtaatcaagtctcggggactgggatgagtgccagaccgaagccagggatcgggaggtctccagtctcgagcgtgtgatgtaggagggcagctgcagagagcgtcttgcctgctgctaagcccgtacgggataagcaggtgagacgcatacagaaaataggcaccggattgtgttagtgttttaagattgattccataagaagatttaacctccgattttaaggattgttttttctattgagttttaacccccacgtgttcttttaatggattatttattttattgaagatctgcactatttattggaacactgtttttgatttgatggacaattataaataaaagcacttttgcactttttaccttccctttgctcagatgcttaatttgcctccattgactagctcactcggcaacattatcgacggtgttgggttcatgtgcttccaatagcaaagggagtgtggagcctgaacccacatcgtcacatagcgttcaaaacaattacaatggGATCCAATTATGATGAATTGTGAATGCAAATCTCATTCTACAAAGATTAGTGACAGTGAAAAATCTAGAATTCTGCATTAtcaaatgaaacaattcaaatTAGTAAATTCAGTGATTTCAGAGCATTAATGAGGCACGATGAAGCTCTGTTGTGATTGCTGTAGAATCTGTGCAGAAGAGAAGCCTGCATGCTTCTGAATTTAGATTAAAACACCAGACTAATAGTCCATAATTTACCATAGATCAGGCcagtaagtaaatataaatatgcataaaaaataaaattcattatagCTATGCTAATAATGGAAAGATATTGgaattttaaagcacattttcGGTTAACACTTGTATACTGTATAGaaactaataaaaacaacaatatgtaGCCACTCTGAAAGTAACATTGTTTATGCAGAAGTCAAATCAAGTCTTACATATTTCAGGATAAACCTGGACTCTATTCTACTCTATTGTGCTTACTGCTTCCAAAAGATGCTAAAGACACCACCAACTGACcatgaaatgtattaaacatcagcacagcatccatgttcatttgaccttagtttcaactagactaatggtaTAGCACTGTGCTGTGCTTGTTCAAACTAAAAAGCCATCGTGAacatgttgtattgcatcaggTGCTATCCATTGCGGTTAGTGCTTATTTTTCAAATTGtcttttgatttacccttgtcTAAGCTGTTTTACGGATCatactgaaaaaaatgacaacataataaacaaaaccatATAAAATGCAAATCTTTCTTTAACACTCACCTGAACTTCAAACTCCTGCCTATATGTTTTCTCATTCACAATTTTTTGTTGTTCTGGAATTGCATAACcaaaagcatttttcattttcaaaataacttttttcatGTAACCTTCATTAGTaccctgcaaaagaaaaaaaaagtcaaaggacactcaatacagaaaataaaagcatttgctttttattttttgcttttcaacATTTCCTACATTAAGTTAGAGGAAGTCCCTAGGAAATCTAAATCAGCTAATAAGCTAGTCATCATTATAAGCCAAACAACTGTTGTGATGCTTGTTAGCCTGCCTTTGGCGATATTCTCCAAAAAACTAATGCTATCATTTCCAATTATGCCctacaacaaacacacacactttttatagaaataaaatagGCTACACACTAAGGCAATTAACATTAAGCATACACATTAGGTGTTATTACCAACTTTGAAGACAACTGTATTGACAGAACATGTCAGATTATTAGTTCAAGAACATCAGAATGAGACTGACGCATCATTGAAATGTACAATGAAACATGATTTTCTGTTCAATTCATTGTCCTTGAAATGAGATTTTCTGCTCACTTCATTGCCCTGCTGCCTGGAGTTGCTAAAATGGCAATAACAAAAAAGTCCGTGTGGGACAAAATTGCGAAAACTGCCATAGCTTTAAGCATCAAGTCTGTGTTTTCCAAATCCTAACTTCTTCATAATAAATGGCCTATGCATCTTTAATTTTGCTCTTCAGCCACCTTGCTACTCAAAAGTTGAATATTAATTTTGCTGTATGAAACTGTCTAACtaggtgtacagtaatccctcgctatatcgcacttcgacattcgcggcttcactctatcgcggattttaaatgtaagcacatctaaatatatatcacggattttccgctggttcgccgctttctgcggacaatgggtcttttaatttaggttacatgcttcctcagtttgattgccccgttgattttatacaagggacgctattggcggatggcttagaagctacccaatcggagcatgtattacatattaactaaaactcctcaatgctataagatatgcttcccgcgtggtgcttgttttgtttgcttctctctgtctctctcactctctctgcctgacggagggggtgtgagcagagggggctgtttacacagtggctgtttgcctagaagataggacgctcctctacaaaatgccgctttatcgcggtgcttctgtatacttaaaacttaaaagcacgtattgattttttgattgtttgcttttcttagcgctctctctgacattatctgctcttcacggtgctcctttgaagataagatatgtttgcattcttttaattgtgagaaagaactgccatctctgtcttgtaatgaagcacagtttaaacgtttgactaaagggtgttatttcatgtctagagggctctaataatgttaacagtgtgggagagtttataagggcttaaaatatataaaaataaccatacaaacatatggtttctacttcgcggattttcacctatcgcaggggggtctggaacgtaacccccgcgatcgaggagggattactgtactcgcTGTCTCCACCACTTGTAAGACTATAAAGTACATTCTTGTGTGCTTTATCAGACCGGTAATATCTGTATTTCCAACGTACACTatcctctttttttttgtaatagtcCCTGTCTAAGTTATTTAGTTGTTTGTAATGCTCCATTTTTGCCTACTTTTTACACCACTGTAATTTTGattatattaatgaaaaatattatgtattttGATCATCAATTATATGCTTGCTGTGTAAGGTGTCATTTCCTTTATAAAAAGGACTGCCTGATTGAATAACTTCAGTATTGGTTAAGGAATCTTAGATTTTTCTGAGGTCAAAAATAACCTGTCATCTGGTAAAAGGgttctttcatctgattggccagcGCAGCACTAATTCAATTGTGGAATGGTCAGTAGTTGGGAGGCAGAtggttggccgaggtctccaggactctgaacaaatctgaatcctcatatgtgataaaATCTACTGTTACATTTTGCTTTGTAGCTTGTACTGTTACTACTGTACtacagtattgtattgtatgtctgAGGTGTCAATGACAGACCGGCAATCTAGATCTGTGAAGTGGATTACTTGTGTTCCATTTTGAGTATTGTACTCAACCCATTTTTGACACACATTGTATGCCCAACCtgcctgaaaaggggtctctctctgaattgcctttcccaagatttcttcagttttttctctacaagggttttttttggggagtttcttagcttcttagggagtcaaggctaaagggctgtcaaaaaaccagggcctgttaaagcacattggggcactccttgtgtgattttaggctatataaaaaataaattgttgttgttgttataaagtTTTCATCAGGTAtgaaaatgtaaaggaaaaaaaggttaTATTAAGTATGTAACAAGTTAATCTGTCATTTAATCCTGGGGAAATGTGTGATTCAAACCAGAGAATGACATTTGCTTCTTCACTTTTTCTTGAAACTTTGTCTTTGAAACCCTGTGAAAGAACGTGCATGGAGAAATCAGTATGGCTAAGATCAAATGAtgtgattatatacagtatttacatggcTGGACACTCTTCACAGGAAATCCAGCAATGGTTTTTGGACGGGCAGGAAGCCTGTtctgtaattgtaattttttttagaaaaatgtgacacAATTAGACGGGTTTGTTTCGTGAAGTGAGCAGTAAACAAGACATTTTCATAAGGTAAGAGGTCAATGGAAGGCCATCATAGACATATTATGGAGAAAGGCTCCGATGGAAATATCTATCTGTAAAATGAGAaaattttgtttagtttaatgATCTAAGGGTGTGTTAGGATAGTGTTGGTCTGTAAAAGGGAGAATAAACAGAATGCAAACTTCATTTCAGGTGTTACTTTTTGGAACGATGTTCCTTGTTTGGTCGAAGGCATTCTACCCAAAATGATAACGAAACTCATTCTATGTGCTTCATTATGGAATTCAAATTCATTACAACAGGAGCTTTTAGTGTGCCAGGGATGGATGGGGAGACGGTGACTATGTGAGTTGGTTGGTAATAAACAGACATCTAGACAGACATTTACATCCTGGAAAGTTGTCAGTGAAGAATCATAGAGCTGTGGCAGatgcattgtaatgaaagtatttttttcttttccaattccAACTATGCTTCCCCTATTAACAGCTTCAATTGAGTTAATTTAACTATATGAAAAACTACTTTTTTCACATACTGCCCAGTTGGTGTTGAATAACTTTCATTATTAGAATAACTTTGCTTATTAGATAAATAAGTCGGACAGTACCATTTGTTCACTCAGGTGCCTATGCTTATTATAGGATTTAAGTTGAAAACCTAATACATTTCTCTGTCAAAGCTTATAATAAGAGTGTAGCTGCGTTTATCCAaatttaccaaagttctgcagcttttagtttgcttcataataataataattcattctttgcatttatatagcgcttttctcactactagtgctcaaagcactcagcaattgcagaataagggtcttgctcaagggcccaaaagagcagagtccctttttagcatttacaggattcgaaccagcaaccttccgattgccagtgcagatccctagcctcatgGCTGATTCAAGCATCAGTGTGACaaatgttcaaataattccacagacaaaagttatttttaaggcttatatatcttgtttcatttttctaagTTTGGTCATGCAGTCACACTTGAGGCACGCTAAGCACGTAAGCATGTTAAACACGTTAAacacagaaaactgtatgccttcCCCCATTTACAACATACCCCAAAGTCTACAGATACAgttaagaaagttctatctcatgtttacttacagggggtaaaaggctaatattctattattgaaattaagcacgcatatgaatttaacatcaaacattagcTTTCCAAGGCTAGCTCTTACAAAGAGGCAAAACTAGAAAGGGAGAGGAGGAATTCTTCTAATTGTACATGTACAGGTTGGGTAAAAAGTAcagatagaaagaaaagaaacactgtATTCAAGATGCTGGCACAGCTAGGTCCCAACCCAGTACCCTTTGCTGACTTACTGTTAAAAACTGCTACCAAAAGAGAAGGCACTTAGGCTGCAAACCAAGTCTGTAAGACCTGTGGAGTCAAGTGCAAGTCCCAGGCTGGACATTTGTTGTAAACATGTAAGAGGGCACCCATCATAACAAATAACTATGTAACCATTGACCATTAATTGAAATTATCTAGAAAACATTCACTCTAAACTGGGCAAAACAACATTCACCTTCATAGTGACATTCATCTTGTTAACAAAACTCAAACAGCTGGACACTTGTTGATCTCcactatattttaaatatgttatttaacaTGTGACATTAGGTAGTGATTTTATAAATCAATCAATACTGtcatagtacagtgaaattcttactagcATGTCTGACCAATATGAAAAACATCATTGCTTAGTCACCATAACTAACAATTACTACTGGTGTGTGACTACTGTGATTTCAGTTCAAAAACCCAACATTGTCCTCTATACAGAGCTATTGTTATCACCATCCTAAATAACAATAAGCACACTCTTCAATGGCAAGCCCTCACAAACAAACAATGAAGAGTACAGAGTTACCACCTTTGGTTTAAcctgtagactggttgggcaaactcccaaccagtgttttgtggacttggaaaaggcgttcgaccgtgtcccttggggaatcttggggggggtactccgagagtatggggtaccggacttCCTGAACCCGTTCCCAATGAGAGTTGAACTCCACCAGcactgccctttgtcaccaattctgttcataacttttatgcgagcaggcccaaaacatgtgactcaGTGAGGCCGGAGCTTGATTGCGGCTttctcaggttggatcttgccctggaaacattttggacaattttaaatgagagagatgcactcgatatataattttaagttgaataattgcgCATATATGAGCTTGAGTGAATAATGTGcactgctactttccactccttttctgaaatattgagtaagagatccttttcccactgttctcttggatctttgaaaagcagggactataaaataaatagttttatatattacagaaatgctgtctgagtcctctaGACTGAGCAATATTGTTTCCGGTATAGCGGtagatgggaggtgaggaaaactggacaggttctgtttatctaagtttctgatttgaagttagtgaaagaaatg includes the following:
- the atg10 gene encoding ubiquitin-like-conjugating enzyme ATG10 gives rise to the protein MDYDSCNTDLHLGEKTFQLSCHNFIQHSKAIGDGWVWESIEGTNEGYMKKVILKMKNAFGYAIPEQQKIVNEKTYRQEFEVQKHAGFSSAQILQQSQQSFIVPH